One region of Ahniella affigens genomic DNA includes:
- a CDS encoding response regulator: MISVCLVDDQTLVRQGIRSLLELSDSIRVVAEAGDGTQAIDTIPKVKPDVVLLDMRMPNQSGLDVLKTLAARNELPPTIILTTFDDDQLVLAGLKAGAKGYLLKDVSLDQLVDAVKTVASGGSLVKPAVTQRLLAGLEHMQNQFASLEQPDPLTERETEILRLMAGGYSNKEIANSLGVAEGTVKNHVSNILSKLGVRDRTRAVLKAFEMGIV; encoded by the coding sequence ATGATTTCTGTTTGTCTGGTCGATGATCAAACCTTGGTGCGTCAGGGCATTCGGAGCCTGCTGGAGCTCTCCGATTCCATCCGGGTCGTGGCTGAGGCCGGCGATGGCACACAGGCCATCGATACGATCCCGAAGGTCAAACCCGATGTGGTCCTGCTCGACATGCGGATGCCGAACCAGTCTGGCCTGGACGTGCTGAAAACCTTGGCAGCCCGCAATGAACTCCCGCCAACCATCATCCTGACCACCTTCGATGACGATCAGCTCGTTCTGGCCGGCCTGAAGGCGGGCGCCAAGGGCTACTTGCTGAAAGATGTCTCGCTCGATCAGCTGGTGGATGCAGTCAAAACGGTCGCCTCCGGCGGCAGTTTGGTCAAACCTGCGGTCACCCAGCGGCTCCTGGCCGGCCTGGAGCACATGCAAAACCAGTTTGCGAGCCTGGAACAACCAGACCCGTTGACCGAACGTGAAACTGAAATACTACGCCTGATGGCAGGCGGTTACAGCAACAAGGAAATTGCCAATTCCCTGGGCGTGGCGGAAGGAACCGTCAAGAACCACGTCTCCAATATCCTTTCCAAGCTGGGCGTCCGGGACCGAACCCGTGCCGTCCTGAAGGCTTTTGAGATGGGCATCGTTTGA
- a CDS encoding SRPBCC family protein, which translates to MLRIVELVVAALLAALFFLVVGLFLPSKARIQRQIELGNPTTQVYDMLNGFHRFKDWNPWAADTGIQLNKSGERYGEGATLEYKSDAYGEGKVVLRSTEFEDEGKITFDLNNDWRGTNKSMEFRIIPDAKTRAVNLIWTTRVEYGMDIPGRYAGMYLDARIGELMETALDRFAAVMATVPYVDYSQMTVDESTIPGYDILYVGGGVPSAPRKWDEAEVLMDQSWKQVETFMTSNKIEPSGARLRIMNVYGEESNDCSMAYPVPPITVPVTGNVRMGRSYEGAVLKTQYIGNRVAINVPRGPREALKAYAATHGFEYNWDGAGQFDYWVGDDDVTGYPITDVYLPVTMKP; encoded by the coding sequence ATGTTGCGTATCGTTGAACTCGTCGTTGCGGCCCTCCTTGCCGCGCTGTTCTTCCTGGTGGTGGGCTTGTTCCTGCCGAGCAAGGCGCGCATTCAGCGCCAAATCGAACTGGGCAATCCAACCACGCAGGTCTATGACATGCTGAACGGGTTCCACCGCTTCAAGGATTGGAACCCTTGGGCCGCCGATACCGGTATTCAGCTCAACAAGTCCGGCGAGCGTTATGGCGAGGGTGCCACGCTGGAATACAAGTCCGACGCCTATGGCGAGGGCAAGGTCGTCCTGCGTAGCACCGAGTTTGAAGACGAGGGCAAAATCACCTTCGATCTGAACAACGACTGGCGCGGCACCAACAAGTCGATGGAATTCCGCATCATTCCAGACGCCAAGACGCGCGCCGTGAATCTGATCTGGACCACCCGTGTTGAGTACGGCATGGACATCCCCGGTCGTTACGCCGGCATGTACCTCGATGCCCGCATCGGCGAGCTGATGGAAACCGCGCTGGACCGCTTTGCGGCGGTCATGGCCACGGTTCCGTACGTGGACTACAGCCAGATGACGGTTGATGAAAGCACGATTCCCGGCTACGACATCCTCTATGTCGGCGGCGGTGTCCCGTCGGCGCCCCGCAAGTGGGATGAGGCCGAAGTGCTGATGGATCAAAGCTGGAAGCAAGTCGAAACGTTCATGACCAGCAACAAGATCGAGCCGAGTGGCGCGCGCCTCCGCATCATGAACGTCTACGGCGAAGAATCGAACGACTGCAGCATGGCCTACCCAGTGCCGCCGATTACGGTCCCAGTGACCGGCAATGTGCGCATGGGCCGCAGCTACGAAGGCGCCGTCCTGAAGACGCAATACATCGGCAACCGGGTAGCGATCAACGTGCCACGCGGCCCGCGCGAAGCCCTGAAGGCCTACGCTGCCACGCACGGCTTCGAATACAACTGGGACGGCGCCGGCCAGTTCGATTATTGGGTGGGCGATGACGACGTGACCGGCTATCCGATCACCGACGTCTACCTCCCTGTGACCATGAAGCCCTGA
- a CDS encoding ABC transporter ATP-binding protein produces the protein MIETRELSKRYGSLTAVDGISFKVEPGQVLGFLGPNGAGKSTTMKMVAGFLTPTSGQALVCGFDVETHPIEAKQAMGYLPEGAPSYGEMTVADFLGFIADVRGLHGGVRTRQLDDAIGRLSLSGVLKQTIDTLSKGFRRRVGLAQAILHDPKVLILDEPTDGLDPNQKHEVRNLIKAMAKDKTIIVSTHILEEVHAVCHRAIIIAKGKVLADDTPAALEGRSRYHRAVSLSADQPEVVKAALSQLKDVATVEIDPQDQRITAFPKKDRAIFEAVTECLKAQKIAFRELALEQGRLDEVFRTITQAETTVKEAA, from the coding sequence ATGATTGAGACACGCGAGCTCAGCAAGCGATATGGCAGTCTGACTGCCGTCGATGGCATCAGCTTCAAGGTCGAACCCGGGCAGGTGCTCGGCTTTCTCGGCCCGAACGGTGCTGGCAAATCCACGACCATGAAAATGGTGGCGGGTTTCCTGACCCCCACCTCCGGCCAGGCGCTGGTGTGTGGTTTCGACGTCGAAACCCACCCGATTGAAGCCAAACAGGCCATGGGCTATTTGCCCGAAGGCGCGCCGAGCTATGGCGAAATGACTGTCGCCGACTTCCTCGGCTTCATAGCAGACGTTCGCGGCCTGCATGGTGGCGTCCGCACCCGGCAGCTGGACGATGCCATCGGCCGGCTCAGCCTGTCTGGCGTCCTGAAGCAGACCATCGACACGCTGTCCAAGGGTTTCCGTCGCCGCGTTGGTCTTGCCCAGGCAATTCTGCACGACCCGAAAGTGCTGATTCTGGACGAGCCCACAGACGGTCTCGACCCGAACCAGAAGCACGAAGTCCGAAATCTGATCAAGGCGATGGCCAAGGACAAGACCATCATTGTGTCCACGCACATCCTGGAAGAAGTTCATGCCGTGTGCCACCGCGCGATCATCATTGCCAAGGGCAAGGTTCTGGCTGATGACACGCCCGCGGCACTCGAAGGCCGCTCGCGCTACCACCGTGCGGTGTCACTGTCGGCTGATCAGCCTGAGGTCGTCAAAGCCGCACTCAGCCAGCTGAAAGACGTCGCCACAGTCGAAATCGACCCGCAGGATCAACGCATCACGGCGTTTCCGAAAAAAGATCGCGCGATCTTTGAAGCAGTCACCGAATGCCTGAAGGCGCAGAAGATCGCATTCCGCGAGCTCGCGCTCGAGCAAGGCCGACTGGACGAAGTGTTCCGCACCATCACTCAGGCCGAAACCACCGTGAAGGAGGCCGCATGA
- a CDS encoding ABC transporter permease subunit yields the protein MSLIRILFKRELASYFATPVAYVFIAIFLVLAMAFSFYLGGLYERGQADLQPFFNFHPWMFLFLVPAIAMRLWAEERKSGSIELLLTLPVTLWQAVFGKFLAAWAFIGIALLLTVPIWITVNYLGDPDNGAILAGYFSSFLMAGAFLAVGSCLSAVTRNQVIAFILTVVVCFLLMLSGFSLVLDFFSGLNLPQAVIDAIAGMSFLTHANAIGKGVLDLRDILYFTLMIAFWLYATAIVIDMKKAD from the coding sequence ATGAGCCTGATCCGCATTCTGTTCAAGCGCGAGTTGGCGAGCTACTTCGCCACGCCGGTTGCCTACGTGTTCATCGCGATCTTTCTCGTGCTGGCCATGGCGTTTTCGTTCTACCTCGGCGGCCTGTATGAGCGCGGCCAAGCCGACCTGCAGCCGTTCTTCAATTTCCACCCTTGGATGTTTCTGTTCCTAGTCCCGGCCATTGCGATGCGCCTTTGGGCAGAGGAACGCAAGAGCGGCTCCATCGAACTGTTGCTGACGCTGCCGGTCACGCTGTGGCAGGCTGTGTTTGGCAAGTTTTTGGCTGCCTGGGCATTCATTGGCATTGCCCTGTTGCTCACCGTGCCAATCTGGATCACCGTGAACTATCTGGGCGATCCCGACAACGGCGCCATCCTCGCGGGCTACTTCAGCAGCTTTCTGATGGCCGGCGCGTTTCTCGCGGTTGGCTCATGTCTGTCGGCCGTCACCCGCAACCAGGTCATCGCTTTCATTCTGACCGTCGTGGTCTGCTTCCTGCTGATGCTCTCCGGCTTCTCGCTGGTGCTCGACTTCTTCAGCGGCCTGAATCTGCCGCAAGCGGTGATTGATGCGATTGCCGGCATGTCGTTTCTGACGCACGCCAATGCGATCGGCAAAGGCGTGCTGGATCTCCGCGACATTCTCTATTTCACGCTGATGATTGCGTTCTGGCTGTATGCCACCGCCATTGTCATCGACATGAAAAAAGCTGATTGA
- a CDS encoding Gldg family protein: MFTLNRKTLSGSTLIVLAILLVAVLALVNTLFRGARIDLTENNLYTLSDGTKSIVSEIEEPINLYFYFSDKASADVPFLRNYANRVRELLEEIAAKSKGKIRLSVIDPQPFSEDEDRASEAGLQAVPVGQGGNSIFFGLAGTNALDGKAVIPFFSPDKESFLEYDVAKMINGLKSDKKIAVGVISSLNIAPGFDPATRGMREGWAAYTQLSDIFDMRMLNPEATTKIDPEISTLLLVHPKTLSDDTLYAIDQFVLRGGRLMVFVDPSGEQDQSGADPENPQAAMFASKSSDLPKLFKAWGINYDPNQIVLDAGNALPIQINPAAPPVQHLAIMGYRKDNLNHDEVTTAQLDTINFSTAGQFSLAESSPLKLVSLVQSSGDAMLTESDRIKFMQDPSTLYEGFKATNERYVLAGRLYGKLKTAFPEKSGPDHLAESKEDANLVVVADTDVLSDRLWVQMQNFFGQKLINAFADNGDFVINVVDNMAGNSALIGIRSRGVSARPFTTVEAIRRKAEQDYRNKEQELQQELADTERKLNELQANKSTDNAMILSPEQQRELEQFQQDKLKIRKDLRNVQHDLDKDIESLGSRLKLLNILVLPLLLTLAVFGLHHFLRRRA, translated from the coding sequence ATGTTTACTTTGAATCGCAAGACACTCTCGGGCAGTACCCTCATCGTACTGGCCATTCTGCTCGTCGCCGTTTTGGCTCTGGTCAACACGTTGTTCCGCGGCGCACGCATCGACTTGACCGAAAACAACCTGTACACGCTGTCCGATGGCACCAAGTCCATCGTCAGCGAGATCGAGGAGCCGATCAATCTGTATTTCTACTTCTCCGACAAAGCCAGCGCAGATGTGCCGTTTCTCCGGAACTATGCGAACCGCGTTCGCGAGTTGCTGGAAGAAATCGCGGCCAAGAGCAAAGGCAAGATCCGCTTGTCGGTGATCGATCCGCAGCCATTCTCGGAAGACGAGGATCGCGCGTCCGAAGCAGGCCTTCAGGCCGTACCGGTGGGCCAGGGTGGCAACTCGATCTTCTTTGGGCTCGCCGGGACCAATGCCCTCGACGGCAAAGCGGTGATTCCGTTCTTCTCGCCGGACAAGGAATCGTTCCTCGAGTATGACGTGGCTAAGATGATCAATGGCCTGAAGTCAGACAAGAAGATTGCGGTGGGCGTGATTTCCAGTCTGAACATCGCCCCGGGGTTCGATCCCGCGACCCGTGGCATGCGCGAAGGATGGGCGGCCTATACCCAGCTCAGCGACATTTTTGACATGCGCATGCTGAATCCCGAAGCCACGACCAAGATCGATCCGGAGATCAGCACATTGCTGCTGGTTCACCCGAAGACGCTGAGCGATGACACGCTGTACGCGATCGATCAGTTCGTGCTGCGCGGCGGCCGTTTGATGGTGTTTGTGGACCCAAGCGGTGAACAGGATCAGAGCGGCGCGGACCCTGAGAATCCGCAGGCAGCGATGTTTGCCAGCAAGTCGTCCGATCTGCCGAAACTGTTCAAGGCATGGGGCATCAACTATGACCCGAACCAGATTGTGCTCGATGCCGGCAATGCGTTGCCGATCCAAATCAATCCCGCCGCCCCGCCGGTGCAGCATCTGGCGATCATGGGTTATCGCAAGGACAACTTGAACCACGACGAAGTCACGACCGCGCAGCTCGACACCATCAACTTCTCGACCGCCGGTCAGTTCAGCCTCGCCGAGTCGAGCCCGCTGAAGCTCGTCAGCCTCGTGCAGAGTTCGGGTGACGCGATGCTCACGGAATCGGATCGCATCAAGTTCATGCAGGACCCGAGCACACTGTACGAAGGTTTCAAGGCCACCAATGAGCGCTATGTGCTGGCCGGCCGTCTGTATGGCAAACTGAAGACCGCGTTCCCCGAGAAGTCGGGCCCGGATCACCTTGCCGAAAGCAAGGAAGACGCGAATCTGGTCGTTGTAGCCGACACCGATGTTCTCAGTGATCGCCTGTGGGTTCAGATGCAGAACTTCTTTGGCCAGAAGCTGATCAATGCGTTTGCCGACAATGGCGACTTTGTAATCAATGTGGTCGACAATATGGCCGGCAACAGTGCGCTGATCGGCATCCGCAGCCGCGGCGTGTCAGCCCGTCCGTTCACGACGGTCGAAGCCATTCGGAGAAAGGCCGAACAGGACTACCGCAACAAGGAACAGGAGCTCCAGCAAGAGCTCGCCGACACCGAGCGCAAGCTGAACGAGCTGCAGGCGAACAAGAGCACCGACAACGCGATGATTCTGTCGCCCGAGCAGCAGCGTGAGCTCGAACAGTTCCAGCAGGACAAGCTGAAGATTCGCAAGGATCTGCGCAATGTCCAGCATGATCTGGACAAGGACATCGAGAGCCTGGGCAGCCGCCTCAAGTTGCTGAACATTCTGGTTCTGCCGTTGCTGCTGACCCTGGCGGTATTCGGTCTGCATCACTTCCTGCGTCGTCGCGCCTGA
- a CDS encoding DUF4340 domain-containing protein — MSKHQFNKLLIVTVVVLVAAFWATSTRSPESREELAGQSLVADLKQDINKVSALRFVEAGDKTVLTIVKGDKTWTLAERDHYPVDMQKVREYLLKLAEADLLEAKTSRKESYAKLGVEDVAAAEAKSVRVELDGLAKPVKIVVGNANSMGQDGTYVRRNDEEQSWLAKGSLIPDRVVGNWLDKNVIDIQSSRIERFLLAKSGSLISGSKSKPDDDKYVIENVPKGRELNSEYEGNTLGAALASLTMDDVRKSGAAEIDPSTSTAAKYQAFDGLVIEATAWQEGDKGYVRLSASLDEAKAGAHIDAEQAKAKATFDAANAEHIAKLAEFNKKKETDKALTDADAPVAPTMPAAVSDAAKDKADQLATLKQEVETINQKCAGWDFQLPTYKFSSINKTMDELLKPKA; from the coding sequence ATGAGCAAACATCAGTTCAACAAACTTCTGATCGTTACGGTTGTGGTGCTGGTTGCCGCGTTCTGGGCCACCAGCACGCGGTCGCCGGAATCGCGTGAAGAGCTCGCCGGGCAATCGCTGGTCGCCGACTTGAAACAAGACATCAACAAGGTCAGCGCGCTCCGGTTTGTCGAAGCCGGCGACAAGACCGTGCTGACCATCGTCAAGGGCGACAAGACCTGGACGCTCGCCGAACGTGATCACTATCCGGTCGACATGCAAAAGGTCCGCGAGTATCTGCTGAAGCTCGCCGAGGCCGACCTGCTTGAAGCGAAGACCAGTCGCAAGGAAAGCTACGCCAAGCTCGGCGTTGAAGATGTTGCCGCCGCCGAGGCCAAGAGCGTGCGGGTGGAGCTCGATGGTCTGGCCAAGCCCGTCAAGATTGTTGTCGGCAATGCCAACTCGATGGGCCAGGACGGCACCTACGTCCGTCGCAATGACGAGGAGCAATCGTGGCTCGCGAAGGGCAGCCTGATTCCGGATCGCGTGGTGGGCAATTGGCTCGACAAGAATGTCATCGACATCCAGTCCAGTCGGATCGAACGCTTCCTGCTGGCCAAGAGTGGCAGCCTGATCAGCGGGTCCAAGAGCAAGCCGGATGACGACAAATATGTCATCGAGAACGTGCCGAAAGGTCGCGAGCTGAACAGCGAGTATGAAGGCAACACGTTGGGTGCCGCACTCGCCAGCCTGACGATGGACGATGTACGAAAGTCGGGGGCTGCCGAGATCGACCCCAGCACGAGCACCGCAGCGAAGTACCAGGCATTCGATGGCCTGGTCATCGAAGCCACCGCTTGGCAGGAGGGCGACAAGGGCTATGTTCGCCTGAGCGCCAGCTTGGACGAGGCCAAAGCCGGCGCGCATATCGATGCGGAACAGGCGAAGGCCAAGGCGACGTTTGACGCCGCCAACGCCGAGCACATTGCGAAGCTCGCTGAGTTCAACAAGAAGAAAGAAACCGACAAGGCGCTGACTGACGCTGATGCGCCCGTCGCCCCGACGATGCCAGCAGCGGTCAGCGATGCGGCCAAGGACAAGGCCGATCAGTTGGCAACGCTGAAGCAGGAAGTCGAGACGATCAACCAGAAGTGCGCTGGCTGGGACTTCCAGCTGCCCACGTACAAGTTCTCGTCGATCAATAAGACCATGGACGAGTTGCTGAAGCCAAAGGCTTGA
- the msrB gene encoding peptide-methionine (R)-S-oxide reductase MsrB — protein sequence MNDKIEKTDAEWQSQLDPVQYAVCRCSATERPFTGKFWDHHDDGLYVCVGCGTPLFDSRAKFDSGTGWPSYSEAVAAGAISEHVDLSHGMRRVEVRCARCESHLGHLFPDGPRPTGMRYCINSASLDFQERDSEPTQT from the coding sequence ATGAACGACAAGATCGAAAAGACCGACGCCGAGTGGCAGTCGCAATTGGATCCGGTGCAATACGCCGTGTGCCGATGCTCGGCTACGGAGCGGCCGTTCACCGGCAAGTTCTGGGACCATCACGACGACGGGCTCTACGTTTGCGTTGGCTGTGGCACGCCGTTGTTCGATTCGCGGGCGAAGTTCGATTCTGGCACCGGTTGGCCGAGTTACTCCGAAGCCGTTGCGGCGGGTGCGATCAGCGAGCACGTTGATCTGAGCCATGGCATGCGCCGGGTGGAAGTGCGCTGCGCGCGCTGTGAGTCACACCTCGGGCACTTGTTTCCAGACGGACCAAGGCCGACCGGCATGCGCTATTGCATCAACTCAGCGAGCCTTGATTTTCAAGAGCGCGATTCGGAGCCGACGCAGACCTGA
- the tesB gene encoding acyl-CoA thioesterase II: protein MTDSVVTELVSLLKLERLELDLFRGQSRDIGTRFVFGGQVLGQALSAAQQTVSTDRIAHSLHAYFLRAGDIDAPIIYQVERSRDGKSFSTRRVSAIQHGQLIFGMAASFHKPEPGAEHQLSMPEVPKPEDLEPPDPIAQEALAQISPKLQRWLTSKGPFEFRHVYPRDEIRRPKRPPYQHVWFRLTEQIDDDPDLHRAMLAYCSDFHLIGTATLPHGISYLQPNVQMASLDHAMWFHRPFRADQWILYSCDSPSAQGSRGLARGSFYSAEGKLIASTAQEGLIRLLPEGEA from the coding sequence ATGACCGACAGTGTAGTCACCGAGCTCGTCTCTTTGCTCAAGCTGGAACGCTTGGAGCTTGATCTGTTTCGCGGCCAGAGTCGTGATATCGGCACCCGCTTCGTATTTGGCGGACAAGTACTGGGACAAGCCTTGTCGGCCGCACAGCAAACGGTGAGCACCGACCGGATTGCCCATTCGTTGCACGCTTATTTTTTGCGTGCAGGCGATATCGATGCACCGATCATTTATCAAGTCGAACGGTCGCGCGACGGTAAGAGTTTCTCAACCCGGCGCGTCTCGGCAATTCAACACGGGCAACTGATTTTTGGGATGGCCGCGTCGTTCCACAAACCAGAGCCAGGCGCCGAGCACCAGCTGTCGATGCCAGAAGTGCCCAAACCCGAAGACCTGGAGCCACCCGACCCGATTGCGCAGGAGGCGCTCGCGCAGATCTCGCCCAAGCTTCAACGCTGGCTGACGTCGAAGGGCCCGTTCGAATTCCGCCATGTGTATCCGCGGGATGAAATCCGCCGGCCAAAGCGCCCACCGTATCAGCACGTGTGGTTTCGGCTGACCGAGCAAATCGACGATGATCCCGACCTGCACCGGGCGATGCTCGCGTATTGCTCGGATTTTCATTTGATCGGTACGGCCACACTTCCGCACGGCATTTCGTATCTGCAACCGAATGTGCAAATGGCGAGTCTCGATCACGCGATGTGGTTCCACCGGCCATTTCGTGCGGACCAATGGATCCTGTACTCGTGCGACAGCCCGAGCGCCCAGGGCTCGCGTGGGCTCGCCCGCGGCAGCTTCTACAGTGCCGAGGGCAAGTTGATTGCCTCGACCGCACAGGAGGGTCTGATCCGACTCCTGCCAGAAGGAGAAGCCTAA
- a CDS encoding arginyltransferase, whose translation MRRAESARLFKTRPHACGYYPDRIAENLVIDPEAPNLGLLYGTALNQGYRRSGGHLYRPACSSCQACVPTRIEVDRFTPNRTQRRVLKRNQDLTIRTVPAGTDPEHFALYQRYLSERHAGGGMDQGNQDAFREFLLAPFARSLFLEIRHESRLLACAVTDHTEQGLSAVYTFFDPEFSGRSLGVLAILKQIALCRRLGLPYLYLGFWLSAHPKMDYKRQFQPQEHLGPDGIWRLAPPQSGVPY comes from the coding sequence ATGCGGCGTGCCGAAAGCGCCCGATTGTTCAAGACCCGGCCGCATGCGTGCGGCTATTACCCGGATCGGATCGCCGAGAATCTGGTGATCGACCCCGAAGCCCCGAATTTGGGCCTGCTCTATGGCACCGCGCTGAATCAAGGCTATCGGCGCAGTGGCGGACATTTGTACCGACCGGCCTGCTCGTCCTGCCAGGCCTGCGTCCCGACTCGGATCGAAGTCGACCGATTCACACCCAATCGCACCCAGCGGCGGGTGTTGAAGCGCAATCAGGACCTGACCATCCGCACCGTTCCAGCCGGCACCGATCCGGAACACTTTGCGCTCTACCAGCGCTATCTGAGCGAGCGCCACGCTGGCGGCGGCATGGATCAAGGGAATCAGGACGCCTTTCGCGAGTTTCTACTGGCGCCCTTTGCACGCAGCCTGTTTCTGGAGATCCGGCACGAGTCACGGTTACTCGCATGTGCGGTCACGGATCACACGGAGCAAGGACTCAGCGCGGTGTACACGTTCTTCGATCCCGAATTCTCGGGACGGAGTCTCGGCGTGCTCGCGATTCTGAAGCAGATCGCGCTGTGCCGGCGCCTGGGGCTGCCCTACCTGTATCTGGGATTTTGGCTGTCCGCCCACCCAAAGATGGATTACAAACGGCAATTCCAGCCACAGGAGCATCTGGGGCCAGACGGAATATGGCGCCTGGCGCCCCCTCAGTCTGGCGTTCCGTACTGA